The following proteins are encoded in a genomic region of Cryptomeria japonica chromosome 11, Sugi_1.0, whole genome shotgun sequence:
- the LOC131032669 gene encoding F-box/kelch-repeat protein SKIP11-like, producing the protein MDFLQEIPEETFRDILLRVPYKSQSKIKQLLEPAKEIMECSQFYQDRAKFGLLKQYICVLKPGSISIYDPIDQTCVQIAPLPKGFQTSPSTQTVSVNHKIVLLWLEHNHDSDSRRILIYDLLTSTWKQGAKMPTPTSYFTSFTCCPSPQGSIYIAEGEPMYGIDKLRGAAVYKVDKDMWELLPKMQEGIRMSKSVFIEGMFYVIDLSNHRIQRFNPNTKVWTTIENISEGVEYVNVLYAFGRLIATTLSKIYEYDWEENVWKELETLAQHLWFAHATVWCDRIFFMRRNNLSGPPVFYMYKPGAALSDRWISVAKPKKFKENKVKCITTIEI; encoded by the coding sequence ATGGATTTCCTCCAGGAAATTCCTGAAGAAACATTTCGAGACATTTTACTAAGAGTGCCCTACAAATCTCAGTCAAAGATTAAGCAGCTGTTGGAACCTGCCAAGGAAATCATGGAATGTTCTCAGTTTTATCAAGATAGAGCTAAGTTTGGGCTGCTTAAACAATATATATGTGTGCTCAAGCCTGGTTCGATATCAATATACGATCCTATTGATCAAACATGTGTACAGATCGCTCCTCTTCCCAAAGGATTCCAAACCTCACCGAGTACTCAAACTGTAAGTGTTAATCATAAGATTGTTTTGCTGTGGTTGGAACATAATCATGACAGTGATAGTAGAAGGATTTTGATATATGATTTATTAACCAGTACATGGAAGCAAGGTGCTAAAATGCCAACCCCCACATCATATTTCACCTCGTTTACATGTTGCCCCTCACCTCAAGGATCAATTTACATTGCAGAAGGAGAGCCAATGTATGGTATTGATAAACTTCGTGGCGCAGCAGTTTATAAAGTAGATAAAGACATGTGGGAGCTTCTTCCTAAGATGCAGGAAGGAATTCGCATGTCTAAGAGTGTTTTTATTGAAGGAATGTTTTATGTCATTGATCTTTCAAATcatagaattcaaagatttaatccCAACACAAAAGTATGGACAACAATAGAAAATATATCTGAGGGAGTGGAGTATGTCAATGTTCTGTATGCTTTTGGACGATTAATTGCAACTACGCTCAGTAAAATTTATGAATATGATTGGGAGGAAAATGTGTGGAAAGAATTAGAAACCCTCGCTCAACATCTTTGGTTTGCTCATGCCACAGTGTGGTGTGATCGAATTTTCTTTATGAGACGCAATAATTTATCTGGCCCGCCAGTTTTTTATATGTATAAACCTGGAGCAGCTCTCTCTGATAGGTGGATTTCTGTTGCCAAAcccaaaaaatttaaagaaaacaaagtcAAATGTATAACCACAATAGAAATTTAA